In Candidatus Vesicomyosocius okutanii, one DNA window encodes the following:
- the pheS gene encoding phenylalanine--tRNA ligase subunit alpha gives MIDTILDRAKTSIEKIKNLQELEDLRVSFLGKKGELTFLLKNLGKLSKEQRPKMGEAINQVKVNIQMLLTDKKNYLEFVVLEKRLLAEKIDVSLPGRHAEMGGLHPITITLNRIQSLFVKNGFEIVMGPEIEDDFHNFTALNIPKHHPARTMHDTFYIDKKTLLRTHTSPVQIRTLEKQNPPVRIITSGRVYRFDSDITHTPMFHQIEGLIVDKYANFAQLKGLLIDLLRTFFEKEVLKVRFRPSYFPFTEPSAEADIECVMCSGKGCRVCKKTGWLEVLGCGVVHPNVLSSVNIDSEVYTGLAFGIGIERLSMLRYSVNDLRLFFENDNRFLRQFR, from the coding sequence TTGATAGATACTATTCTTGATAGAGCCAAAACCTCTATTGAAAAAATAAAGAACTTACAAGAGCTTGAAGATTTAAGAGTTAGTTTTTTAGGTAAAAAAGGTGAGTTAACTTTTTTGTTAAAAAACCTGGGAAAGCTTTCAAAAGAGCAACGTCCTAAAATGGGAGAGGCTATAAATCAGGTTAAAGTTAACATACAAATGTTATTAACTGATAAAAAAAATTATCTAGAATTTGTTGTATTAGAAAAACGCTTATTAGCAGAAAAAATTGACGTTTCTTTGCCAGGTAGACACGCTGAAATGGGTGGTCTACATCCAATCACAATAACGCTTAATCGCATTCAGTCTCTATTTGTAAAAAATGGATTTGAAATAGTTATGGGTCCTGAAATAGAAGATGATTTTCATAATTTTACCGCACTTAACATTCCTAAACATCATCCAGCTCGTACCATGCATGATACGTTTTATATTGATAAAAAAACGTTATTAAGGACTCACACCTCACCTGTGCAAATTCGTACACTAGAAAAACAAAACCCACCAGTGCGTATTATTACATCTGGTCGGGTTTATCGTTTTGATTCAGACATTACACATACCCCGATGTTTCATCAAATTGAAGGTTTAATTGTTGATAAATATGCAAATTTTGCGCAACTTAAGGGTTTATTGATTGATTTATTACGTACTTTCTTTGAAAAAGAAGTATTAAAAGTACGTTTTCGTCCTTCATATTTTCCATTCACTGAGCCGTCTGCAGAGGCTGATATTGAATGTGTTATGTGTTCTGGAAAAGGTTGTCGAGTCTGTAAAAAAACGGGTTGGCTTGAAGTATTAGGGTGTGGTGTTGTTCATCCTAATGTGTTGTCATCAGTTAATATTGACTCAGAGGTTTATACTGGGTTAGCATTTGGGATAGGAATCGAACGTTTGTCAATGTTGCGTTATAGTGTGAATGATTTGCGCCTTTTTTTTGAAAATGATAATCGTTTTTTGAGGCAGTTTAGATGA
- the rplT gene encoding 50S ribosomal protein L20, with translation MARVSRGVQAHAKHKKILKKAKGYYGARSKVYRIAKQAIIKAGQYAYRDRRQRRRQFRRLWIVRINAEARNNGLSYSRMINGMSKAGIEIDRKVLSDIAIFDKVAFAKIVDQVKQALSV, from the coding sequence ATGGCAAGAGTATCAAGAGGTGTGCAAGCGCACGCTAAACATAAAAAAATTTTAAAGAAAGCTAAGGGTTATTATGGCGCTCGTTCCAAGGTGTATCGTATTGCTAAACAGGCTATTATTAAAGCAGGGCAATATGCATATCGGGATCGTCGTCAAAGACGTCGTCAATTTCGCAGACTTTGGATTGTGCGTATTAATGCTGAAGCGCGTAATAATGGTTTAAGTTATTCAAGAATGATTAATGGCATGAGTAAGGCAGGAATTGAAATTGATCGTAAGGTTTTATCAGATATTGCTATCTTTGATAAAGTAGCATTTGCAAAGATTGTAGACCAAGTAAAACAAGCTTTATCTGTATAA